The DNA segment ATCACATCCTTTCTTTTGGTGTCGCAACTTAATTGTAACGGATTTTTTTATTTGTCTCAATTTTTTTTTGCAAAAAATAAAGGCATTAGTATTTTTACAAATACCAACACCAAATATTATAGACCCTAAATAGTTAAGACCTTTTTTTAGTTATTTTAGAATGTAGGTATTATAGAACCTTGGTATTTTTTTAAAATAAAGTTTTTTGATTTTTCACTTCTAAGAGCAGCAACTAATTCTAATATAGCTTTATTTTTTTCATCTCCTTTTCTAACAGCAACAACATTAACATAAGGGGAATCCTTGTCTTCTGTAAGCAGAGCATCTTTAACAGGAGATAGTCCTCCTTCAATGGCATAGTTACTATTAATAACAGCAAAATCAACATCATCTAAAACCCGAGGTAATTGAGGAGCTTCTAAAGATTTGAATTTTAATTTTTTAGGATTTTTAATAATATCAAATTCTGTAGAATAAAGATTAGTAGGATCTTTTAATGTAATAATTCCATTGTTATGAAGAAGTATTAAAGCTCTTCCTCCATTTGATGGATCATTTGGTATAGCAATTATATCTTTTTTATCAAGTTCAGATAAAGATTTGTGTTTTTTAGAATAAAGAGATATAGGTGTAATTAAAACATCTCCAACTTGGGAAAGCTCTAAATGTCTTTCTTTTTTAAACTTATTTAAATAAGGTACATGTTGGAAAAAGTTAGCATCTAAATCCTTGTTAGCAAGGGCTAAATTAGGTGTAACATATTCATTAAATTCAATTATTTTAAGGTCAATTCCCTTTTCTTTAAGTAAAGGTTTGATGTTTTCTAAAACTTCCCCATGTGGGACAGGGCTAGCTCCAACTTTTAAAATAATATTGGCAAATATAAGCTGAGAGCTAAGAATTGTTAATATTAATAATGATGATAATTTTTTCATATAATTTTCCTCCATTTTAGAATGCTGTTACAATAGCACCTTTATATTTTTTCTTTATAAATTTTTTAACTTTTTTACTTTGTAAAGCTTTCATTAATTTTTTTATTTCAGGTTTATTTAAATCTTCATCTCTAACAGCAACGATATTAGCATAGGGAGAATCTTTTCCTTCAATTAACAATGCATCTTTCTCAGGTGATAAACCAGTTTCAATAACAAAATTTGTATTAATAACAGCAAAATCAACATCATCTAAAACACGAGGTAATTGAGCAGCCTCTAAAGATTTGAATTTTAATTTTTTAGGATTTTTAATAATATCAAATTCTGTAGAATAAAGATTAGTAGGATCTTTTAATGTAATAATTCCTTTGTTATGAAGAAGTATTAAAGCTCTTCCTCCATTTGATGGATCATTTGGTATAGCCACTGTATCTTTTTTATTAAGCTCAGATAAAGATTTATGCTTTTTAGAATAAAGTCCAAGAGGCTCAAGGTGAACATTTCCAGCAGAAGAAAGTTTTAAATTTCTTTCCTTTTTAAACTTATCCAAATAAGGTACATGTTGGAAAAAGTTAGCATCTAAATCTTTGTCAGCAAGGGCTAAATTAGGTGTAACATAATCAGTGAACTCAATTATTTTAAGATCAATCCCTTCTTTAGCTAAATCAGGTTTAATTTCCTGTAATATTTCAGCATGGGGTACAGGTGTAGCACCAACTCTTAAGATAGTGTTTCCAAAAGATAGTTGACTTAGAAGTAATAGGTTAACTCCTGTTAATAATAATTTTTTAAATGTTTTTGTCATAATATTCATCTCCCTTATATATTTATTATCTATTTTTTTTTGTTTTGGCCACAAGATAGTTTCCTAAACTTTGTATTAATTGAACTAAAATAATAATTACAATAACAGCATAAATCATAATATCAACTTTAAATCTTTGATATCCAAATCTTATGGCTAAATCTCCAAGACCTCCAGCTCCTATAGTTCCAGCCATGGCAGAATAACCAATAAGACTAATTATAGTTACAGTAATTCCATGAATAAGATGGGGAAGCGTCTCAGGAATCATAACTTTAAATATTATAGTTAGATTATTTGCTCCCATACTGGAACTAGCTTCAATTAAACCTTTATCAATTTCATTTAAAGCCCCCTCAACGATTCTAGCTACAAATGGTGCAGCAGATATTGAAAGAGGTACAATAGCAGCATTAACTCCTATTGTTGTCCCCACGATTAGTCTAGATAGGGGAAATAAACATATCATTAAAATAATAAAGGGAAAAGATCTAAGAGTATTAATAATAAATTCTAAAATTTGATTTAGTTTTCTTTTTTCCCATATATTTCCTTCCTTTGTAATAACTAGTAGTATTCCTATTGGAAAACCAATAACTAAAGAAAATATAGCTGATAATAATACCATGTATAAAGTTTCCAAAGTAGAATTAAAAATCATATTAAAGACCATTATATATCACCTCCACAATAACTCCTTCTTCCCTTAACCAGTCTATAGCTAATTTTTGTTCATTAAAATCTCCAGAAAGCTCAACGTACAAATGTCCAACTTTCATAGTAGAAAGATTTTCTATGGAACCACCGATTATACTAAAGTCAATGTCAAACTTTTTAATTGCTCTTGAAATAATTGGATCCTTTGAAATTGAACCTAGAAAATTTACTTTAATCAACATACTTCCCTTAGTTTCCATTAAAGAAGCTGTTGATTCTTCATTATTTGGAAGATACGATATAAGTTCCTTGGTAGTTTCTGTTTTAGGATTAGAAAATATATGATGAACTCCTCCAGTTTCCACAATTTCTCCATGGGACATTACAGCAACTTTATTACAAATATCTCTTATAACTTCCATTTGATGGGTTATCATAACTACTGTAAGTTCAAGTTTACTTTGAATATTTCTAATAAGCTCCAAAATTGATTTAGTTGTCTTAGGATCTAGAGCAGAAGTTGCTTCATCTGATAATAAAATTTTAGGATTATTTGCAAGAGCTCTAGCTATTGCTACCCTTTGCTTTTGTCCTCCACTTAGCTGACTAGGATAAGAATCTTTTTTATCAGAAAGTTCAACAAGTTCTAGTAATTCAGTAACTCTTGATTTAATTTTTGATTTTTCTAATTTGGCTATTTCCAAAGAAAAAGCAATATTTTCTGAAACTGTTCTAGATGATAAAAGATTAAAATGTTGAAATATCATTCCTATTTTTTTTCTTTTTTCTAGTAATTCTTTTTTATTTAAAGAAGTAATATCAGTTCCATCAATAATAATTTTTCCACTTGTAGGCTCTTCTAATCTATTTAAAAGTCTAATTAAAGAAGATTTTCCAGCTCCACTTAAACCAATAACACCAAATATGTCACCTCTTTTGATATTTAAACTAACATTTTTAACTGCAATGAAATTATTGGGATAAGTTTTATTAACATTTTGTATACGTATCATGTAGTGCTCCTTTCTTAATTGTATAAATTTTATAAAAAAAAATCTTTAAAACTATATTCATCAAGTTTTAAAGATTGGGTTCAACGATTTTTGGTCATCGCCATCTGTCTGGAATTAGCACCACACTATATTAGCAGGTTGCTGAAACTTCAAAGGGCCAGTCCCTCAGTTTCTCTTGATGGATATTTAGTTGAAATAATAATATACTAATTTCTTTCTTTTGTCAAACATTTTTTTATTTTTTTCTTTTAAAGATATCTTTAAAAGAACGTTTGTTTGCATTTTTCATTTCTCTTTGTTCTCTATGATAATTAGACCAGTTGGGATTAGACCTCATATTTTTTCTAACTTTACTCATATACTTATAAGTTGAAACCATAGATTTAAACTTATAAATGATACTAGATTTAATACTAACTACTGTATCAACAAAACCAACAAAGAATCCCTTGATATTTAAAAGGATAAGTTTAAATCTATTTAATTTATAAATATGAGAACAACTAGGGCATTTATATTTAGCCACTTTATTTCTAACTCTCATTTTCTTTTTACATTTAGGACATTTTATAATTATCTTTTCCATTTTGAGCCTCCAATACTAAATTTAGTTCGTGGTTATATTATAATCTTTATTCCAAGTATAGTCTAGTTATAAAATGCAAAATCAAAAAAATATTGACATTTATCTAAAAAATAGGTACAATAAACTTAAATTAAATTTTAGATTAGAAGGAGAGATTCATGAAAAAATTAGCAATCACAGTAAAATTTCATAACCCCATGGTTCCTAATTAGGATTTGTGTGTGTGATGAAAGTCATAGATATAAGTCCATTTTAAGCTGAAAATTTGGATTTGTATCTAATGTGGAATTGAGCTATGCTAAAGAGAATTTTTCTTTATAAGATAAAGCCATTTAACTGCATTAAGATGCATTAAATGGTTTTTTTATTTTATTTAAAAAATATTAATATAAAGGAGTTGAATTATGAAATTAATTAAAGTCCCCGGGAACTCATATAAAATTAAAAAATGTAAGTAACATTTATTGTAGGTTTAACTAAAAAATGGAGGGGAAAATGATGACAACGGAAACAATGATAACATTTGTAGTATACTTAATATTTTTAGTGGGAGTTGGAATTTATTTCTACAGGAAGACAGAAAGTGCAGAGGATTATTTAATAGGCGGAAGAGGGATGGGTTCTTGGGTAACTGCCCTATCAGCTCAAGCAAGTGATATGAGTGGATGGCTTCTTATGGGTTTACCTGGAGCAGTATACTCAGCAGGAATGTCACAGATATGGGTTGTAATTGGTCTTGGAGTTGGAACTTATCTTAATTGGAAATATGTTGCTCCAAAATTAAGAGTTCAAACAGAAGAAACACAAACAATGACTTTGCCTAATTTTTTAAGTAAAAAATTAGGTGATAAAACAGGAACAATTAGAATATATTCAGCTATTATAGTATTATTCTTTTTTACAATTTATGCAGCTTCAGGTCTTGTTGCTTCTGGGAAATTATTTGAAAGTATTTTAGGAATAGATTATAAGGTTGCTGTTTTCATAGGAGTTGGAACAATAGTTTTCTATACTTTTATGGGAGGATATTTAGCTTGTTGCTGGACAGATTTTTTCCAAGGAAGTCTAATGTTTCTAGCAATACTAATTGTACCAGGATTTGCTTATGTTAAAGGTGGAGGAGTTGCAGAAATACAAATGGCAGCACAAGCTAGAGATATTTCTTTAAATATATTTGAATCTGGAAACATTGGAACACTTGCAATAATTTCTTCTCTTGCTTGGGGACTTGGGTATTTTGGACAACCACATATATTATCAAGATTTATGAGTGTTAAGGGATTAAAAGAATTAACACAAGCTAGAAAAATAGCAATGATATGGGTAGTTATTTCATTAGCAGGGGCTATGGCAATTGGGATAACTGGTATAGCTGTATTTAAAGATGTTAGTCAAATTGGTGGAGATTCTGAAAAAGTATTCATATATATGATTACAAAATTATTTAATCCATGGATTGGTGGAATATTACTTGCAGCAATTCTTTCAGCAATAATGTCAACAATTGATTCTCAGTTATTAGTATCATCTTCAACTTTATCAGAAGATTTTTATAAATTTATAAAAAAAGGTGCAACAGAAAAAGAAATAATGTGGACAGGAAGATTTGGAATAATAGTAATATCAGCAATAGCTACTTTAATGGCTATGAATCCATCAACAAAAATACTAGCAATGGTTTCATATGCATGGGGTGGATTTGGAGGAGTATTTGGTCCTGCAGTTATTGCAACTCTTTATATTAAAAATTTAAATTGGAGAAGTGTTTTTGCAGGAATGTTAGTTGGAACAATAACTTTAATCTTATGGAAAACAGTTGGTTACGGAGCATATTTATATGAACTTGTTCCAGCCTTTGCTATAAATGGAATTGTTATAGGAATAGCTGAAAAATATTTTTTTGGAATAAAATTAGATAGTAAAGCAACTTGTAATTAAAGAAAACAGCTCAATATTTATAAATATTGAGCTGTTTTTTATTATTTTATCCATTCTTTCCATATTTCAGGTTTATATCCTATGGTAACCTTATCTTTTTTCCTTAG comes from the Fusobacterium sp. IOR10 genome and includes:
- a CDS encoding MetQ/NlpA family ABC transporter substrate-binding protein — translated: MKKLSSLLILTILSSQLIFANIILKVGASPVPHGEVLENIKPLLKEKGIDLKIIEFNEYVTPNLALANKDLDANFFQHVPYLNKFKKERHLELSQVGDVLITPISLYSKKHKSLSELDKKDIIAIPNDPSNGGRALILLHNNGIITLKDPTNLYSTEFDIIKNPKKLKFKSLEAPQLPRVLDDVDFAVINSNYAIEGGLSPVKDALLTEDKDSPYVNVVAVRKGDEKNKAILELVAALRSEKSKNFILKKYQGSIIPTF
- a CDS encoding MetQ/NlpA family ABC transporter substrate-binding protein, with protein sequence MTKTFKKLLLTGVNLLLLSQLSFGNTILRVGATPVPHAEILQEIKPDLAKEGIDLKIIEFTDYVTPNLALADKDLDANFFQHVPYLDKFKKERNLKLSSAGNVHLEPLGLYSKKHKSLSELNKKDTVAIPNDPSNGGRALILLHNKGIITLKDPTNLYSTEFDIIKNPKKLKFKSLEAAQLPRVLDDVDFAVINTNFVIETGLSPEKDALLIEGKDSPYANIVAVRDEDLNKPEIKKLMKALQSKKVKKFIKKKYKGAIVTAF
- a CDS encoding methionine ABC transporter permease, encoding MVFNMIFNSTLETLYMVLLSAIFSLVIGFPIGILLVITKEGNIWEKRKLNQILEFIINTLRSFPFIILMICLFPLSRLIVGTTIGVNAAIVPLSISAAPFVARIVEGALNEIDKGLIEASSSMGANNLTIIFKVMIPETLPHLIHGITVTIISLIGYSAMAGTIGAGGLGDLAIRFGYQRFKVDIMIYAVIVIIILVQLIQSLGNYLVAKTKKNR
- a CDS encoding methionine ABC transporter ATP-binding protein, encoding MIRIQNVNKTYPNNFIAVKNVSLNIKRGDIFGVIGLSGAGKSSLIRLLNRLEEPTSGKIIIDGTDITSLNKKELLEKRKKIGMIFQHFNLLSSRTVSENIAFSLEIAKLEKSKIKSRVTELLELVELSDKKDSYPSQLSGGQKQRVAIARALANNPKILLSDEATSALDPKTTKSILELIRNIQSKLELTVVMITHQMEVIRDICNKVAVMSHGEIVETGGVHHIFSNPKTETTKELISYLPNNEESTASLMETKGSMLIKVNFLGSISKDPIISRAIKKFDIDFSIIGGSIENLSTMKVGHLYVELSGDFNEQKLAIDWLREEGVIVEVIYNGL
- the putP gene encoding sodium/proline symporter PutP encodes the protein MMTTETMITFVVYLIFLVGVGIYFYRKTESAEDYLIGGRGMGSWVTALSAQASDMSGWLLMGLPGAVYSAGMSQIWVVIGLGVGTYLNWKYVAPKLRVQTEETQTMTLPNFLSKKLGDKTGTIRIYSAIIVLFFFTIYAASGLVASGKLFESILGIDYKVAVFIGVGTIVFYTFMGGYLACCWTDFFQGSLMFLAILIVPGFAYVKGGGVAEIQMAAQARDISLNIFESGNIGTLAIISSLAWGLGYFGQPHILSRFMSVKGLKELTQARKIAMIWVVISLAGAMAIGITGIAVFKDVSQIGGDSEKVFIYMITKLFNPWIGGILLAAILSAIMSTIDSQLLVSSSTLSEDFYKFIKKGATEKEIMWTGRFGIIVISAIATLMAMNPSTKILAMVSYAWGGFGGVFGPAVIATLYIKNLNWRSVFAGMLVGTITLILWKTVGYGAYLYELVPAFAINGIVIGIAEKYFFGIKLDSKATCN